The following coding sequences are from one Deinococcus apachensis DSM 19763 window:
- a CDS encoding S8 family serine peptidase — translation MKKISLAAVVLTATLAACGQQAVSPTGSGSTVSHPAFATIDPAQVVTTKSGEMYVRNQLVVNLRGGSAEALASRLGGQVLDRIPELDVALIGLPAGQDARTVGVRLMREGQVRYAAAQVVERRETPVFRDAGLSSQAANQVFDTLPQYALDSNHMNAQAAWDAGFTGEGVKVGVIDDPADVSHPDLWANWAGKAFDPVTNTTYTDVQAWIDAIDGMDGKVDQKVDPEIEHGTAVTSTIAAAKDGKGISGVAPGAKFYTAAIFEPEFVGDYYVARAAIWSVNQGSQVLNNSWGGLGYSPLVKQAFDYALERNVTVVASAGNTAREEWRNPSQYPGLISSAALDINNNKAGFSTFGRNVSVAAPGVDVLLASPLFLNKDGSRKSGYTAPGGSGYQLISGTSFSGPYTSGAAAVILGAKPGLDPYQVRRLLEETADGSIGSNAAGFDRETGYGLIRMDRLAERLKSGDMPQAGGAARVRVEVQTQGGYVPGILADVILEGEGTDGAVYAVQTDADGYADFVSIAPGTYTLRVATPDLSLTGGQTSERDTFVGKLTVASGSAISTVAENRVVLTRGAVNLNPVDPYEPNDTLATAKPIAYNTRTQTAYIYGQDRDLDFFSFQGTAGDEITANVIARTTIGGGLDSFLVLRDASGKKLTFNDDSNGQDSSITYKLPATGTYYLEVSSCNILCKSEGDDPSQGSPDDSPFNKYILELLKP, via the coding sequence ATGAAAAAGATTTCTCTTGCTGCGGTGGTCCTCACCGCGACGCTCGCGGCCTGTGGCCAGCAGGCGGTCTCCCCCACAGGCTCGGGGAGCACGGTGTCCCATCCTGCCTTCGCCACCATCGACCCCGCTCAGGTCGTCACGACCAAGAGCGGCGAGATGTACGTGCGTAACCAGCTCGTGGTGAACCTGCGCGGTGGGAGCGCTGAAGCCCTCGCCTCACGGTTGGGCGGCCAGGTCCTCGACCGCATTCCCGAACTGGACGTGGCCCTGATCGGCTTGCCCGCGGGCCAGGATGCCCGCACGGTGGGCGTGCGTTTGATGCGCGAGGGGCAGGTGCGGTACGCCGCGGCCCAGGTTGTCGAGCGCCGGGAGACGCCTGTGTTCCGCGACGCGGGTCTGAGTTCACAGGCAGCCAATCAGGTCTTTGATACCCTGCCGCAGTACGCGCTGGACAGCAACCACATGAACGCTCAGGCTGCATGGGACGCGGGCTTCACCGGTGAGGGCGTGAAGGTCGGTGTGATTGACGATCCCGCCGATGTGTCCCATCCCGACCTGTGGGCCAACTGGGCGGGCAAGGCCTTCGATCCCGTCACGAACACGACCTACACCGATGTCCAGGCCTGGATCGACGCCATCGACGGCATGGACGGCAAGGTCGACCAGAAGGTGGACCCCGAGATTGAGCACGGTACGGCGGTCACCTCGACCATCGCGGCGGCCAAGGATGGCAAGGGCATCTCGGGGGTGGCACCCGGCGCGAAGTTCTACACCGCCGCCATCTTCGAGCCTGAATTCGTCGGGGACTACTATGTAGCGCGGGCCGCGATCTGGTCCGTCAACCAGGGCAGCCAGGTCCTCAACAACTCCTGGGGCGGGTTGGGGTACTCGCCTCTCGTCAAGCAGGCCTTTGACTACGCGCTGGAGCGGAACGTCACGGTGGTAGCATCGGCAGGCAACACGGCCCGCGAGGAGTGGCGCAATCCTTCGCAGTACCCGGGCCTGATCTCCTCCGCCGCTCTGGACATTAACAACAACAAGGCGGGTTTCTCCACCTTCGGGCGCAACGTGAGTGTGGCTGCACCTGGGGTGGACGTGCTGCTGGCTTCTCCACTGTTTCTCAACAAGGACGGTAGCCGCAAGAGTGGGTACACCGCTCCCGGTGGCAGCGGTTATCAGCTCATCAGCGGCACCTCGTTCTCCGGGCCCTATACCTCGGGCGCGGCGGCAGTGATCCTGGGCGCCAAGCCGGGCCTCGACCCCTATCAGGTGCGCCGCCTGCTAGAGGAGACCGCCGATGGCAGCATTGGCAGCAACGCCGCGGGCTTCGACCGCGAGACGGGCTACGGCCTGATTCGCATGGACCGGCTTGCCGAGCGTCTCAAGAGTGGTGACATGCCTCAGGCGGGTGGGGCGGCCCGGGTGAGGGTCGAGGTGCAGACCCAGGGCGGCTACGTGCCCGGCATTCTGGCCGACGTCATCCTGGAGGGTGAGGGGACCGACGGCGCCGTTTATGCTGTGCAGACCGACGCAGACGGCTACGCGGACTTCGTGTCCATCGCGCCTGGGACCTACACCCTGCGGGTGGCGACTCCCGACCTCAGCCTAACGGGTGGGCAGACCAGCGAGCGTGACACCTTCGTCGGTAAACTTACGGTGGCCTCGGGCAGCGCGATCAGCACCGTGGCCGAGAACCGGGTGGTGCTGACGAGGGGGGCCGTGAACCTCAATCCGGTGGACCCGTACGAGCCCAACGATACCCTGGCGACCGCCAAGCCCATCGCCTACAACACCCGCACCCAGACGGCCTACATCTACGGTCAGGACCGCGACCTGGACTTCTTCTCCTTCCAGGGCACGGCGGGCGACGAGATCACCGCCAACGTGATCGCGCGCACCACCATCGGCGGCGGACTGGACTCGTTCCTGGTCCTGCGTGACGCCAGCGGCAAGAAGCTGACCTTCAACGACGACTCCAACGGACAGGATTCGTCCATCACGTACAAGCTGCCCGCCACCGGCACCTACTACCTGGAAGTGTCGAGCTGCAACATCCTGTGCAAGTCCGAAGGTGATGACCCCAGCCAGGGCAGCCCCGACGACAGCCCCTTCAACAAGTACATTCTGGAACTGCTCAAGCCCTGA
- the cmk gene encoding (d)CMP kinase, which produces MIVTIDGVAASGKSSVASGVARALGVPYVSSGLLYRAATLLALEAGLNPEDAPALLAQLEANPLRLEPLAEGNRVWLEERDLTDDLHSSRVDAGVSAVARLSQVREWVNAQLRALPDPFVAEGRDMGTNVFPHADAKFYLTASPRVRAQRRARERAEDVPAIEAALVERDRRDAGQSAPAPDARVIDTSVLSLEGVIGAVLAGLPARTA; this is translated from the coding sequence GTGATCGTGACGATAGACGGCGTGGCCGCCAGCGGAAAATCAAGCGTCGCGTCGGGCGTCGCGCGGGCGCTCGGCGTGCCCTACGTGAGCAGCGGGCTGCTGTACCGCGCCGCGACCCTGCTCGCCTTGGAAGCCGGGCTGAACCCGGAGGACGCCCCGGCCCTCCTCGCCCAGCTGGAGGCGAACCCGCTGCGGCTCGAACCCCTGGCCGAGGGGAACCGGGTGTGGCTGGAGGAACGGGACCTGACGGACGACCTCCATTCCTCCCGGGTGGACGCGGGGGTGAGCGCCGTTGCCCGGCTTTCCCAGGTGCGCGAGTGGGTGAACGCCCAGCTTCGCGCCCTCCCCGACCCCTTCGTGGCCGAGGGGCGGGACATGGGCACGAATGTCTTCCCCCACGCGGACGCGAAGTTCTACCTGACGGCGAGTCCCCGTGTCCGCGCCCAGCGCCGGGCCCGTGAACGGGCCGAGGACGTACCCGCCATCGAGGCCGCCCTGGTCGAGCGCGACCGCCGCGACGCCGGGCAGAGCGCCCCCGCCCCGGATGCCCGGGTGATCGACACGAGCGTCCTCTCACTGGAGGGCGTGATCGGGGCGGTGCTGGCAGGGTTACCGGCGCGAACGGCGTAG